The following are encoded in a window of Staphylococcus piscifermentans genomic DNA:
- a CDS encoding EcsC family protein has translation MSKQEKLALDVIEKSMNLPYVKVNRDEFLIRTFQGSKHSASEILEKGPLDLFSKSELDKKANKVINSNVLKSSSASFAAGIPGGFAMAATIPADLIQFYGFTLKLAQEISYIYGYDSLFDENEELTDEAHDTLILYLGIMFGVTAAGSSIRIASQKASQQALKSIPGKALTKTFYYPILKKVLKVFGVKLTKDSFSKAVSKTIPFVGGAVSGGLNYASMKPMARRLRDELRKDRDNYSKEDYENDLKILNITEDDLIIE, from the coding sequence ATGAGTAAACAAGAAAAGTTGGCTTTAGATGTAATCGAAAAATCAATGAATCTTCCGTATGTAAAAGTGAATCGCGATGAATTTTTAATTAGAACTTTTCAAGGAAGTAAGCATAGTGCATCAGAAATTTTAGAAAAAGGTCCTTTAGATTTATTTAGTAAAAGTGAATTAGATAAAAAAGCGAATAAGGTAATTAATTCTAATGTATTAAAATCTTCTAGTGCATCGTTTGCTGCTGGAATACCAGGTGGATTTGCTATGGCTGCTACTATACCAGCAGATTTAATACAGTTTTATGGTTTTACACTCAAATTAGCGCAAGAAATTTCATATATTTATGGATATGATAGTCTATTCGATGAAAACGAAGAGTTAACAGATGAAGCTCACGACACTCTAATATTGTATTTAGGTATTATGTTCGGTGTTACTGCAGCAGGATCTTCAATTCGTATAGCATCTCAAAAAGCATCTCAGCAAGCTTTAAAGTCTATTCCAGGAAAAGCACTAACAAAAACTTTCTATTATCCTATATTAAAAAAGGTACTTAAAGTATTTGGAGTTAAGTTAACTAAAGACAGTTTTAGCAAAGCCGTTTCTAAAACAATACCTTTTGTTGGCGGAGCTGTTTCAGGTGGTTTGAATTATGCTTCTATGAAACCTATGGCACGTAGACTAAGAGATGAGTTACGAAAAGATAGAGATAACTATTCTAAAGAAGATTATGAAAATGACTTAAAAATTCTTAATATAACTGAAGATGATTTAATTATCGAGTAA
- a CDS encoding helix-turn-helix transcriptional regulator, whose amino-acid sequence MTKSTQLLELYLRFLNGEHLSKAAISQYFDNKSSRTIQRYISGLNAFISSYEATEHLSIEYDRQINAFKMMNIGNQNIDQKQVLAIIKMLMATRGLTKEEIDNTVAHLTERLKPEDRKVIEQAILSEMTHYHPMIHEAPLLDKIWDINLMIQNGKSLSFDYSNAMNKVRHHVIKPMYVTFSELYFYVVGVNEEEKVIIYRLDRILEYESTKSQIAKPVSPYFKEGELKQRIYFMYGGEWQRVRFEFNNGIIESVMDRFPTAKLLKKDYENNRFEVEIEVIGNGIVMWLLSQGSKVKVLSPQSVKELYLDELKKMIDQY is encoded by the coding sequence ATGACAAAATCTACACAATTACTCGAACTTTATTTGCGCTTTTTAAATGGAGAGCATTTATCTAAAGCAGCGATTAGTCAATATTTTGATAATAAATCAAGCAGAACTATTCAACGCTATATCTCCGGACTTAATGCGTTTATTAGTAGCTACGAGGCAACTGAACATTTAAGTATAGAATATGATCGCCAAATTAATGCTTTTAAAATGATGAATATCGGCAATCAAAATATTGATCAAAAACAAGTGTTAGCTATTATTAAGATGCTGATGGCCACAAGAGGGCTTACTAAGGAAGAAATAGATAATACAGTGGCGCATTTAACTGAACGTTTGAAGCCAGAAGACCGTAAAGTTATTGAACAAGCGATTCTTTCTGAAATGACACACTATCATCCAATGATTCACGAGGCGCCGCTATTAGATAAGATATGGGATATCAACCTCATGATTCAAAATGGAAAGTCGCTTTCATTTGATTATTCAAATGCCATGAACAAGGTAAGGCATCACGTCATTAAACCGATGTACGTCACTTTTTCTGAACTTTACTTTTACGTAGTGGGTGTGAATGAGGAAGAAAAGGTCATTATTTATCGCTTGGACCGAATTCTAGAATATGAGAGTACGAAAAGCCAAATTGCTAAACCGGTTTCTCCATATTTTAAAGAAGGAGAATTGAAGCAGCGCATTTACTTCATGTATGGAGGAGAATGGCAACGTGTAAGATTCGAGTTTAACAACGGGATTATCGAATCAGTGATGGATCGCTTTCCAACTGCGAAATTACTAAAAAAAGACTACGAAAATAACCGCTTTGAAGTAGAAATTGAAGTGATCGGCAATGGAATTGTGATGTGGCTGCTTTCTCAAGGCAGTAAAGTGAAAGTATTATCGCCGCAATCAGTAAAAGAATTATATTTAGACGAGTTAAAAAAGATGATAGATCAATATTGA
- a CDS encoding DUF4870 domain-containing protein: protein MDFQNGSENPQRFQNVPKDDRTMAMILWVLSFFTSFIGPLIIWLMKKDESPFINQQGKNYFNYAISYAIYGVVSYILTLIIIGIIPLIAICIASIVYTILAIIAVNKGEDYVVPLSITIIK from the coding sequence ATGGATTTCCAAAACGGTTCTGAAAATCCCCAAAGATTTCAAAATGTACCAAAAGATGATCGCACAATGGCAATGATATTATGGGTGTTAAGTTTTTTCACAAGTTTCATTGGTCCTTTAATTATTTGGTTGATGAAGAAAGATGAGTCTCCTTTTATTAATCAACAAGGAAAGAACTACTTTAACTATGCTATTAGTTATGCAATTTACGGCGTAGTTTCATATATTCTAACGCTTATTATTATTGGCATTATTCCTTTAATTGCTATTTGTATTGCAAGTATTGTCTATACTATTTTGGCTATCATTGCTGTTAATAAAGGCGAAGACTATGTGGTACCTTTATCAATTACAATCATCAAATAA